In a single window of the Desulfovibrio sp. ZJ209 genome:
- a CDS encoding TetR/AcrR family transcriptional regulator produces the protein MMKEESKNIAHGRPRTFDRDAALRTALNVFWRHGYEQTTMAQLSAAMGIASPSIYCAYGNKSALFLEALAYYQQTYWDPLYAKYRAAPDIYAATEDFFTEAAHILLAPNAPCGCLIVMGFLNLPEDEPQLLRAVSERRELTRAMFRTKLKDAVNSGQIPADSDIPAISGALHNFFEGLSIQARGDICLSELLAIAQKGTQLLPPRGAGD, from the coding sequence ATGATGAAAGAGGAATCAAAAAACATCGCGCACGGGCGCCCACGCACCTTCGACCGCGACGCCGCGTTGCGCACCGCCCTCAATGTCTTCTGGCGGCATGGATATGAGCAGACGACCATGGCGCAGCTGAGCGCGGCCATGGGCATCGCCTCCCCGAGCATTTACTGCGCCTATGGCAACAAGTCGGCCCTGTTTCTCGAGGCCCTGGCCTATTACCAACAGACATATTGGGACCCCCTCTACGCGAAGTACCGCGCGGCCCCGGATATTTACGCGGCAACGGAAGATTTTTTCACCGAGGCGGCGCATATCCTCCTCGCGCCCAATGCCCCGTGCGGCTGCCTTATCGTCATGGGCTTCCTCAATTTGCCGGAAGACGAACCCCAGCTTCTGCGCGCGGTGAGCGAAAGGCGCGAACTGACGCGCGCCATGTTCCGCACGAAGCTGAAAGATGCCGTGAACTCGGGCCAGATTCCGGCAGACAGCGATATCCCGGCCATTTCCGGCGCGTTGCATAACTTTTTTGAGGGACTTTCAATCCAGGCAAGGGGCGACATCTGCCTGTCAGAACTGCTCGCCATCGCGCAAAAGGGTACGCAACTCCTGCCGCCGCGTGGTGCCGGAGATTGA
- a CDS encoding SRPBCC domain-containing protein, whose product MLASIDWPHEHLPGTTDNFCSNEIIVKNMPVRAVWDALIHPLLWPGYYANSSDIEFPAEEKDNALHMGCVFRFKTFGFPIDAEVIQFEEPEEGRVGRLSWHGWAEGDKDHRLDVVHAWLIESLPENRTRILTQESQIGKPAKELAKQLPNPMINGHQAWLDGIVQFVRKQA is encoded by the coding sequence ATGCTTGCAAGCATTGACTGGCCCCACGAGCATCTTCCCGGCACCACTGACAATTTCTGTTCCAACGAGATCATCGTGAAGAACATGCCCGTCAGGGCCGTCTGGGACGCACTGATCCATCCCCTGCTCTGGCCCGGCTATTACGCCAATTCCTCCGACATCGAGTTCCCGGCCGAGGAAAAGGACAACGCGCTCCACATGGGCTGCGTCTTTCGGTTCAAGACCTTCGGCTTCCCCATCGATGCCGAAGTCATCCAGTTCGAGGAGCCAGAGGAGGGTCGAGTGGGGCGTCTCTCCTGGCATGGCTGGGCCGAAGGCGACAAGGATCACCGCCTTGATGTGGTCCATGCGTGGCTCATCGAATCCCTGCCCGAAAACCGCACCCGAATCCTCACGCAGGAATCCCAAATCGGCAAGCCCGCCAAGGAACTGGCGAAGCAGCTCCCCAACCCCATGATCAACGGGCACCAGGCGTGGCTGGACGGCATCGTGCAGTTTGTGAGAAAACAAGCCTGA